The Malus sylvestris chromosome 8, drMalSylv7.2, whole genome shotgun sequence genomic interval AAAAGGTTTGAGCTTTTTGGTGAATTCGAGATTCAACCGAAGCAGGCAAACGAGAACTTCAATGGAAATGCAGGGAAATTGagttgtttgggttaatatttgaacattgggcTACAAATGTGTGGAAGTCTAGAAATACCAATTAAGGGGAGACTTGCTCGATGCCCAAGCATCAAGCCTAGAGACAAATTGGCGCATTTCCATTAATGTATAGGCCATGTGCCTATGATTTAAATATCAAGTGATAGGGACTGATTCACAATCAGCCAAAAAGCATTGTTCAATGacaatacaagtaaaaagctgataaCTCATTACCCACCAAATGCTTTCAGACAAGAGCGAAATCATTGCAGTCAGGCTAATCTGCCTGTAAAAGAAGGAAGAGGCcctagagacaaggacactcaaccaatcaaacaaacatacaaactctgctctcaagctagatttgcatccaaaagctgTAATCAGCCTAGATCTCGATCATTTTCAGGATATCTCTCACACAAAAGCTATCTCTTGTCTAGTTTAAAACTATGTTATCACTTTTAGTGGCGTAGTATTGATTCTCTTGTGTAAACTGgtttaccatccatcctttTTTAGCATAGAAACCTCTGTAAACTCAAAGAGAAGTGATTGCAGGAAGTTCAACATTGCCctacaaggtgaaatcttgcttaAAGTTCTTTGTGTGTGTTCTAAGATAATAGATCTACTGCTTAATGTATTCTCTAACATGTATTCATGTCATATCTAtatgtttttctactttaaaaGTCACATTTGCATCTGGATCTGGTCAGCTTAATGGATATGCTTTCATTTAAAACCAATCAAGAaccaaacaaatgacttaaGGGATCGAAACTCCCCTCATTCAAAtatacaagactatgaactgAAAGTCCTTGGTCACAAGGTatgaaaaagaacttaatgtggacttaccCATCcatgacaatcctttgataacaagaagtccaagTAACTTAGGACGCAAGTAATCTACTAAACAaaatcttgttctacatctaCTATACTGAGATAGTAGCGACACGCCTAGCACTTAGATAATTTTGATtacgagcctcaaggcctatacctaaggcccgacAAAGACACCTCAAAACTAACTATATCCTCTTCTTGCAGCACATCAGCAAGCAAGAGCCTGACTACACCTCCAAAGTACCAATTCCTTGAGGAGCTGTGCTAAGAGCCGAGGAGCTCTATCCGGAGAAATCTTCACCCAAACAGAAGTTCCAATGACAAGTGACCACTCTGCAGTTAAGATTCCACATGTACTGACTGTTGCTGGCTCGGATTCGGGTGCTGGTGCTGGAATTCAAGCTGATCTTAAGGCTTGTGCTGCTCGCGGAGTGTACTGCTCTGCTGTCATAACTGCTGTTACTGCACAAAACACTGTTGGGATTCAGGTGGTTGTTTGATGTTGCATTCCGTGGCCTATGCTCTGTTTGGTTGTTGAGAAAGCATAACacaagatagaaaaaaaaaaaaaaaacatttatagTGGTGACtgttatctttctttttctttgatggATAGGGTGTAAGCATTGTGCCCGAGGAGTTTGTTGCCGAGCAGATGAAGTCTGTGGTATCTGATATGGATGTTGACGTGGTAAGTCAATGTTTGGAACTGCTTTAGTTTCCACCTTGAACTGGTTTTACAAGCTGGTCTGTTTTTACGACTCTTGTCCaaaatacttcggtattttgGTACAATGACATATGTTCGACTGTTTGATTTTAGCAAGTTAGGAATTTAGTCAACCATTCTGGTACAATGACGTATGTTCGACCATCATCATGAGCTTATAGAATTGATTGATAATAGATTATAGAGTAAGTTATAtagtataaaataaaaggaaaactaatgaaaatggcttaaaaactttgagttttaacgataaggacaaaataaaaggtaaagtgaatagtaccagggttgactttttagtgtaaaaatgtgatttttcgttaaagtgaacagtaccgtgagttttttgttaaaactccttaAAATAAATCTATATGCTACAACTACAAGTAGCTAATGAAATGTTGTATTCTTCACAGTTGACTAGAcatctattttcttttttaagtctGTAAGTGGCTAAAAGTTTAATCTTAGTGTCTGCAAATGTTATTTAAAAAACGCTATTATAAATTTGTCAGCTTACACTTCCTCTGTTCTTTACCTGAGGCATGCATATTTTGCAAACTTGTTTATAACAAGAAGCGGTATTGATACTAAATTGGTTTTGATCTGCTCATGATATGTCATTCTAGGTGAAAACTGGGATGTTAATGTCTTTTGGCATCATTAAGATTCTGCATCAGCAACTTCAGGAGTATCCTATTCGAGGTATGCAGTccaattaaaacttaaagtattaaaagcgtgaggcgTGGGCGAGGCATGATACGAAGCCTCAcgggacctaaattttttaatatatacattgAGCATACACATatattacattaaaaaaaaagattactaATCAATAATCACCCTaatcacacacatatattataaatacatatacacacacacacacacatatatatatatatatacatatattatattatatatataggaattgcttaaggggagggatccccattttttcaaaaaaatggggacacgctccccaccgttggatttgacttaAATGAAATCCTGTGGTTGAGATTCTATGGCCTgtgttttaatctcaaccacacaatttcattaaagtcaatctaacggtggggagcgtgtcccca includes:
- the LOC126631918 gene encoding thiamine biosynthetic bifunctional enzyme TH1, chloroplastic-like encodes the protein MTSDHSAVKIPHVLTVAGSDSGAGAGIQADLKACAARGVYCSAVITAVTAQNTVGIQGVSIVPEEFVAEQMKSVVSDMDVDVVKTGMLMSFGIIKILHQQLQEYPIRALVVDPVMVSTSGEVLAGPSILPGFRNVLVKGGDLPDSLDAVDVFFDGEHLHELRSSHIKTRNTHGTGCTLASCIAAELAKGSSMLEAVKGKGY